One Lucilia cuprina isolate Lc7/37 chromosome 4, ASM2204524v1, whole genome shotgun sequence DNA segment encodes these proteins:
- the LOC124419754 gene encoding uncharacterized protein LOC124419754 yields MQTSSNETTPSDDEDVDNNDDEEHMDETDFSLVKNILNNSNNLDNRKTTITASNVFCCGDKSGAGVIGKLLGHNANNKKIKKSTTGPGQAVQVITNECGITEVVLDDNEMKSKKLKMADHV; encoded by the exons aTGCAAACATCATCAAATGAGACAACACCATCAGATGATGAAGATGTTGACAACAATGATGATGAAGAGCATATGGATGAAACAGATTTTtcattagttaaaaatatattaaataatagcaACAATTTAGATAAtcgtaaaacaacaataacagcatcCAATGTATTTTGTTGTGGTGATAAATCAGGGGCCGGTGTAATTGGTAAATTGTTGGGTCATAAtgctaataataaaaaaattaagaaatcgaCCACTGGACCTGGACAAGCGGTACAAGTGATAACCAATGAATGTGGTATTACAGAAGTTGTATTGGATGATAATGAG atgaaatccaaaaaacttaaaatggcaGATCATGTTTAA